The Gordonia sp. KTR9 genome contains a region encoding:
- a CDS encoding DUF6802 family protein, translating into MIPMDPMFSDDTPDPDRADESSLFGEVGRSDDPRSFESVAALHETPASDDLDDHLWMHEDGRIWDLGPAEVDTDNDGINDSLTRNGPDGFTVYTDSDRDGQVDKITEIGADGEFRSAVLDPDTGEWISGGSGRIG; encoded by the coding sequence GTGATTCCGATGGACCCGATGTTCTCCGACGACACCCCGGACCCGGACCGCGCGGACGAGTCCTCGCTGTTCGGTGAGGTGGGACGCTCCGACGACCCGCGGTCGTTCGAGTCGGTGGCCGCGCTGCACGAGACGCCGGCGTCCGACGACCTCGACGACCACCTGTGGATGCACGAGGACGGCCGGATCTGGGATCTGGGACCCGCCGAGGTCGACACCGACAACGACGGGATCAACGACTCCCTCACCCGGAACGGTCCCGACGGGTTTACCGTGTACACGGACAGCGATCGGGACGGACAGGTCGACAAGATCACCGAGATCGGCGCGGACGGCGAGTTCCGTTCGGCGGTGCTCGACCCGGACACCGGCGAGTGGATCTCCGGCGGTTCGGGACGCATCGGCTGA
- the trmB gene encoding tRNA (guanosine(46)-N7)-methyltransferase TrmB — translation MRNDGRVNNSPDRSRLYPRVTSFRFRRGTLTTGQQRNWQALWPVLGRDLEIGPERVPEPQLDLTELFGRDAPKVLEIGSGTGISTAAMAEAEPDVDVVAVEVYKPGLAQLLGLIDRNGLTNVRLIRGDAAIVLTELIPSSSLTGIRLFFPDPWPKSRHHKRRFVQTGTLELIADRLIPGGVLHIATDHAGYAEWIAEALATQDADRPHVVQLTRESPILLERPTTKFEGRAERDGRYVSEFVYTRPIPPVTATGDTPTGARHD, via the coding sequence ATGCGCAACGATGGACGCGTGAACAACAGCCCCGACAGGTCCCGGTTGTACCCCCGCGTGACGAGCTTCCGCTTCCGCCGCGGCACCTTGACGACCGGCCAGCAGCGCAACTGGCAGGCGCTGTGGCCGGTTCTCGGCCGCGACCTCGAGATCGGCCCGGAGCGGGTGCCCGAGCCGCAACTCGACCTCACCGAGCTGTTCGGGCGCGACGCCCCGAAGGTCCTCGAGATCGGCAGCGGGACCGGCATCTCGACCGCGGCGATGGCCGAGGCCGAGCCCGACGTCGACGTCGTCGCCGTCGAGGTCTACAAGCCGGGCCTGGCCCAGCTCCTCGGTCTCATCGACCGCAACGGGCTCACCAATGTGCGTCTGATCCGCGGCGACGCGGCCATCGTCCTCACCGAGCTCATCCCGTCGTCGAGCCTCACCGGGATCCGACTGTTCTTCCCCGATCCGTGGCCCAAATCGCGGCACCACAAGCGGCGCTTCGTGCAGACCGGCACACTGGAGCTGATCGCCGACCGTCTGATCCCCGGGGGAGTGCTCCACATCGCGACCGATCACGCGGGGTACGCCGAATGGATCGCGGAGGCGCTCGCCACCCAGGACGCCGATCGCCCGCATGTCGTCCAACTGACCCGCGAGTCGCCGATCCTGCTGGAACGGCCGACGACGAAGTTCGAGGGACGCGCCGAGCGCGACGGCCGCTACGTCAGCGAGTTCGTCTACACGCGGCCCATCCCGCCGGTCACCGCGACCGGCGACACCCCGACGGGAGCCCGCCATGACTGA
- a CDS encoding NYN domain-containing protein, with amino-acid sequence MTDHSPTGFADTIAGQTGTRRMLLVWDAPNMDMGLGALLGGRPTAAHRPRFDALGRWLLQRTADVSALTDGGGAVEPEATVFTNIAPGSADVVRPWVDALRNVGFAVFAKPKLSDDSDVDSDMLDHIELRRQTVGLAGVIVASADGQAFREPLLEAVGDGVPVTVIGFREHASWALSTEEIEFIDLEDIAGVFREPLPRIGLDSLPDEGAWLTPFRPLSALLR; translated from the coding sequence ATGACTGATCACAGCCCCACCGGCTTCGCCGACACCATCGCCGGTCAGACGGGTACGCGCCGCATGCTGCTGGTGTGGGACGCACCCAACATGGACATGGGTCTCGGTGCCCTGCTCGGCGGGCGACCGACCGCGGCGCACCGCCCCCGATTCGACGCTCTCGGCCGCTGGTTGCTGCAGCGGACCGCAGATGTGTCCGCTCTCACCGACGGCGGCGGCGCGGTCGAGCCGGAGGCCACCGTCTTCACCAACATCGCCCCTGGTAGCGCCGACGTCGTCCGGCCGTGGGTCGACGCCCTACGAAACGTCGGTTTCGCCGTGTTCGCCAAGCCGAAACTGTCCGACGACAGCGACGTCGACTCCGACATGCTCGACCACATCGAGCTTCGCAGGCAAACTGTTGGACTAGCGGGCGTGATCGTGGCATCCGCCGACGGCCAGGCTTTCCGCGAACCGCTGCTCGAGGCGGTCGGGGACGGCGTGCCCGTCACCGTCATCGGATTCCGGGAACACGCCAGCTGGGCACTGAGCACCGAAGAAATCGAGTTCATCGATCTCGAGGACATCGCCGGCGTGTTCCGCGAGCCGCTTCCGCGCATCGGGCTGGACTCCCTGCCCGACGAGGGTGCGTGGCTCACGCCCTTCCGTCCGCTCAGCGCATTGCTACGCTGA
- a CDS encoding MMPL family transporter, with protein MFRFIGTFVYRMRFLVIAVLIAMMAGLGLYGLDLGKHLSQSGWFDPTSESDTGARYADQALGRDHTSDVILMITPPEGTRVDDKAFGAKVETFVEDLIATHPDIVGRADPGLYDPFLVQPAQSTLQDRLFTEDGRHAFISIGVAGDDDTTVLANYKTIEPFFDDIAERFDLPGTTFELAGLQPVAGSMAEGMDKDIHRAEVLALPLVAIMLFFVFGGVVAACLPVLIGGLTIAGSLGIMKILALTTELNIFAQSVVTLIGLGIAIDYGLFIVSRFREELGEGYSTKAAVRRTVMTAGQTVVFSATIIVAALACLLIMPQGFLKSVAYGAIASVSLAAILSITVLPAILGILGPRVNMLSISTIMKYTAVPLARRFSGEERAVAIENRFSGRMKTSQEVENGFWGRLATWVMKHPVRTAVPTVLLLLALIIPFGSIQFGGISEKFLPPDNPNRVAQEKFDEYFPSERTEAIKLVIIYDESSQTDQNKLDAIAKRADEVPGFTNKFSDPDKSDFGSFDAERYPNVGVYQVSAGLQDRNTAAQAIEQLRAIDTEGLTMYVAGTPALTQDSIDALMQRLPLMAVMLVLITGLLMFLQFGSLVLPIKAALMTALGLGATLGILTWIFVDGHGAELANFTPGPLFAAVLVLIIAIVFGLSTDYEVFLLSRMVEARQKGASTTEAIRSGTAHTGGIITAAAAILVVVTGAFSLSEIVMMKYIAFGMIAALILDATVIRMLLVPSVMKLLGDDCWWAPRWMRVVQRKIGLGETVLDDEPDEQRDAGAGARPVSAGTVVAEAPTSVMAAARRQPVPAGAVPGRGRVPVGTARSATPGRPAPDRPHGTARPGAPAGQTPDQRTGAGPTPAPAGPPAGPPTTTGRPNTGPTPPRTPPARVGPSPAPGAPNPEPAERRPVAPYRRSALSKSDRPDTGGWSLGEGGIRLGDAAPRSANGDRPTVTPPSDPPRVPETGGRPNPTPGPVRPNPEPTGQRSPLGRRPALDETGRRPLAASVSPESSTPSSRGRRSAGPSPMERGLSADATPAAASRPDGGPTSGEQDRPADDSTRRRRPRTDRHARSDDTGDDGQISVQELLKRSRSQK; from the coding sequence GTGTTCCGGTTCATCGGCACATTCGTCTACCGAATGCGCTTCCTCGTCATCGCGGTGCTGATCGCGATGATGGCCGGACTCGGACTGTACGGTCTCGATCTCGGCAAGCACCTCAGCCAGAGCGGCTGGTTCGATCCGACATCGGAGTCCGACACCGGTGCGCGGTACGCCGACCAGGCGCTGGGGCGCGACCACACCTCCGACGTCATCCTGATGATCACCCCGCCCGAGGGCACCCGCGTCGACGACAAGGCCTTCGGGGCCAAGGTGGAGACGTTCGTCGAGGATCTGATCGCGACCCATCCCGACATCGTCGGACGCGCCGATCCCGGCCTGTACGACCCGTTCCTCGTCCAGCCCGCACAGAGCACGCTGCAGGACCGGTTGTTCACCGAGGACGGCAGACACGCCTTCATCAGCATCGGTGTCGCCGGAGACGACGACACGACGGTTCTCGCCAACTACAAGACCATCGAACCGTTCTTCGACGACATCGCCGAACGGTTCGATCTACCCGGTACGACCTTCGAACTGGCAGGTCTGCAGCCGGTGGCCGGTTCCATGGCCGAGGGCATGGACAAGGACATCCACCGGGCCGAGGTGCTCGCGCTGCCGCTCGTGGCGATCATGCTGTTCTTCGTGTTCGGCGGCGTCGTCGCCGCCTGTCTGCCCGTCCTGATCGGCGGTCTGACCATCGCCGGGTCGCTGGGCATCATGAAGATCCTGGCGCTCACCACCGAGCTGAACATCTTCGCGCAGTCGGTGGTCACGCTGATCGGTCTCGGCATCGCGATCGACTACGGCCTGTTCATCGTGTCGCGGTTCCGAGAGGAACTCGGTGAGGGTTATTCGACGAAGGCCGCGGTCCGAAGAACCGTGATGACCGCCGGCCAGACGGTGGTCTTCTCCGCGACGATCATCGTCGCCGCGCTGGCGTGTCTGCTGATCATGCCGCAGGGATTCCTCAAGTCCGTCGCCTACGGCGCGATCGCATCGGTGTCCCTCGCCGCGATCCTGTCGATCACGGTCCTGCCGGCGATCCTGGGCATCCTCGGCCCCCGCGTGAACATGCTGTCGATCAGCACGATCATGAAGTACACCGCGGTGCCGCTGGCCCGCCGCTTCTCCGGCGAGGAACGCGCCGTGGCGATCGAGAACCGGTTCAGCGGTCGCATGAAGACCAGCCAGGAGGTCGAGAACGGCTTCTGGGGCCGGCTCGCGACCTGGGTGATGAAGCATCCGGTCCGGACCGCGGTCCCGACCGTGCTCCTGTTGCTCGCGCTGATCATCCCGTTCGGCAGCATCCAGTTCGGCGGTATCAGCGAGAAGTTCCTGCCGCCGGACAATCCCAACCGTGTCGCACAGGAGAAGTTCGACGAGTACTTCCCGAGCGAGCGGACCGAGGCCATCAAGCTCGTCATCATCTACGACGAGTCCAGTCAGACCGACCAGAACAAGCTCGACGCGATCGCCAAGCGCGCCGACGAGGTCCCCGGCTTCACGAACAAGTTCAGCGACCCCGACAAGTCCGACTTCGGCTCCTTCGACGCCGAGCGATACCCGAACGTGGGCGTCTACCAGGTGTCGGCGGGTCTGCAGGACCGGAACACCGCCGCCCAGGCGATCGAGCAGTTGCGCGCGATCGACACCGAGGGCCTCACGATGTACGTGGCCGGCACCCCGGCCCTGACGCAGGATTCGATCGACGCGCTGATGCAGCGGCTCCCGCTGATGGCGGTCATGCTCGTGCTCATCACCGGCCTGCTGATGTTCCTGCAGTTCGGCTCGCTCGTCCTGCCCATCAAGGCCGCGCTCATGACGGCCCTCGGTCTCGGTGCCACGCTCGGCATCCTCACCTGGATCTTCGTCGACGGCCACGGCGCCGAGCTGGCCAACTTCACCCCGGGCCCGCTGTTCGCGGCCGTGCTGGTGCTCATCATCGCGATCGTGTTCGGCCTCTCGACCGACTACGAGGTGTTCCTGCTCTCCCGCATGGTCGAGGCCAGACAGAAGGGTGCGAGCACAACCGAGGCGATCCGCAGCGGCACCGCGCACACCGGCGGCATCATCACCGCGGCCGCCGCCATCCTCGTCGTGGTCACCGGCGCGTTCAGTCTGTCCGAGATCGTGATGATGAAATACATCGCATTCGGCATGATCGCCGCGCTGATCCTCGACGCCACGGTCATCCGCATGCTTCTCGTCCCGTCGGTGATGAAGCTGCTCGGCGACGACTGCTGGTGGGCGCCGCGGTGGATGCGAGTGGTCCAGCGCAAGATCGGGCTCGGCGAGACCGTGCTCGACGACGAGCCCGACGAGCAGCGCGATGCCGGTGCCGGCGCCCGTCCGGTGAGCGCGGGCACCGTGGTGGCCGAGGCCCCGACGTCGGTGATGGCCGCGGCACGCAGGCAACCGGTCCCGGCGGGCGCAGTCCCCGGCCGGGGTCGGGTACCGGTGGGCACCGCGCGGTCCGCCACACCGGGCCGGCCGGCTCCGGACCGCCCGCACGGCACCGCCCGCCCGGGCGCACCGGCCGGCCAGACACCCGACCAGCGCACCGGTGCCGGACCGACACCGGCTCCGGCGGGTCCACCGGCAGGTCCCCCGACGACCACGGGACGCCCGAACACCGGGCCGACCCCGCCGCGCACCCCGCCGGCGCGCGTCGGACCGTCACCCGCACCCGGCGCTCCGAACCCCGAGCCGGCCGAACGCCGCCCGGTGGCGCCGTACCGTCGCTCCGCGCTGTCGAAGAGTGATCGTCCCGACACCGGTGGCTGGAGTCTCGGCGAAGGCGGCATCCGGCTCGGCGACGCCGCACCTCGGTCGGCGAACGGCGACCGTCCGACGGTCACTCCCCCGTCCGACCCGCCGCGCGTGCCGGAGACCGGCGGGCGCCCGAATCCGACTCCGGGCCCGGTTCGGCCGAACCCGGAGCCGACCGGCCAGCGTTCACCGCTCGGGCGACGGCCCGCCCTCGACGAGACCGGCCGCCGCCCCCTCGCGGCCTCGGTCAGCCCGGAGTCGTCGACCCCGTCGTCCCGTGGACGTCGCAGCGCCGGTCCCTCACCGATGGAGCGCGGCCTGAGCGCCGACGCGACACCGGCGGCCGCCTCACGACCCGACGGCGGGCCCACCTCGGGTGAGCAGGATCGCCCGGCGGACGACTCGACTCGTCGCCGTCGCCCGCGCACGGACCGGCACGCCCGGTCCGACGACACCGGTGACGACGGCCAGATCAGCGTCCAGGAGCTGCTGAAGCGGAGTCGCTCGCAGAAGTAG
- a CDS encoding NAD(P)-dependent oxidoreductase, with protein sequence MTAQSIRAPTRGFWVGCPCGVGACSTGESADRQQEGQQLMDHEKYTGTAGYIGLGNMGGGIATRLARTGVKLVVFDIDPNAVDKLVAETASAASSVGELATASDTIIVCVDPEHIVKQVVQELVEHLRPGKSVVIQSSVSPTSLFEVARLVEGTGATLYDAPVSGSVEDRVNGTLSVLVGASPDTVGSDKPLLERIGRPLYLGTLGGGEVAKLCNNAIMTTTRTVASEMMKFAKAYGLTEEDVREAVAISSGASWVLDNWDYFDQRISAGLTLRMSPKQVEEILAAANEKGVRLRMLESVLEHGLDIDKERFRLLTGKDPDTVL encoded by the coding sequence GTGACCGCGCAATCGATACGTGCGCCGACCCGTGGATTCTGGGTAGGTTGCCCCTGCGGGGTCGGTGCTTGCTCAACCGGCGAGTCCGCGGACCGTCAACAGGAAGGCCAGCAACTCATGGATCATGAAAAATACACCGGCACAGCAGGTTATATCGGGCTCGGCAACATGGGCGGCGGTATCGCCACTCGTCTGGCGCGCACTGGTGTGAAACTTGTCGTGTTCGACATCGACCCGAATGCCGTCGACAAACTGGTGGCCGAAACGGCCTCGGCCGCGAGCTCCGTCGGTGAACTCGCCACCGCGTCGGACACGATCATCGTCTGCGTAGACCCCGAACACATTGTCAAGCAGGTGGTACAGGAGCTCGTCGAACACCTGCGTCCCGGGAAGTCGGTTGTCATACAGTCTTCCGTATCTCCGACGTCGCTCTTCGAGGTCGCACGTCTGGTCGAGGGTACGGGTGCGACCCTGTACGACGCCCCGGTCAGCGGCAGCGTGGAGGATCGCGTCAACGGAACATTATCGGTCCTGGTCGGCGCGTCACCGGATACCGTCGGATCAGACAAACCGCTGTTGGAACGCATAGGTCGTCCGCTCTACCTCGGCACGCTCGGCGGCGGCGAGGTGGCGAAGTTGTGCAACAACGCGATCATGACCACCACACGCACCGTGGCATCCGAGATGATGAAATTCGCCAAGGCCTACGGGCTTACCGAGGAAGACGTGCGCGAGGCAGTAGCCATCAGCAGCGGGGCGTCGTGGGTACTGGACAATTGGGACTACTTCGACCAGCGGATCTCGGCCGGACTCACACTGCGGATGTCTCCGAAGCAGGTCGAAGAGATCCTGGCAGCTGCCAATGAGAAGGGCGTGCGGCTCCGGATGCTCGAATCCGTTCTCGAACACGGGCTCGATATCGACAAGGAACGATTCCGCCTGCTGACAGGCAAAGACCCCGACACCGTTCTCTGA